In the genome of Natronorubrum sediminis, one region contains:
- a CDS encoding DUF7288 family protein, which translates to MRRKSNATERGQAYTLEGFISAMVVLVAILLALQSVVITPTTGGAADRTVQAQMQQEAQDALVVAAEDTDNNSLSEMVRYWDGDGGFEGTDDSLVDPHGNNVYSPGNFSNESELGEILYDRFDERGQNYNVELHYNNESDETKNRSLVYQGSPSSNAVSASYTVSLYDDQLVTDSSDSLSEASNPSIPDADSDDSLYNVVEVRVIVW; encoded by the coding sequence ATGAGACGGAAATCGAACGCCACTGAGCGCGGGCAGGCCTACACGCTCGAGGGATTCATCAGCGCGATGGTGGTCCTCGTCGCAATCTTACTCGCGTTGCAGTCGGTCGTCATCACCCCGACGACAGGCGGTGCAGCAGATCGGACGGTTCAGGCACAGATGCAACAGGAAGCACAGGACGCGCTGGTCGTTGCTGCGGAGGATACGGACAATAACTCGCTTTCGGAGATGGTGCGATACTGGGACGGAGACGGTGGTTTCGAGGGAACTGACGATAGCCTCGTCGATCCACACGGAAATAACGTGTACAGCCCGGGTAATTTCAGTAACGAGTCGGAACTCGGTGAGATTCTCTACGACAGATTCGACGAACGTGGGCAAAACTACAACGTCGAACTCCACTACAATAACGAGTCTGACGAAACAAAAAATAGGTCGCTAGTCTATCAAGGTTCTCCATCATCGAACGCTGTCTCAGCCAGTTACACCGTTTCACTGTACGATGATCAGCTGGTAACGGACAGTAGTGACTCGCTTTCTGAGGCATCGAACCCATCGATTCCAGATGCCGATTCCGATGACTCACTTTACAACGTCGTCGAAGTGCGGGTGATCGTATGGTAA
- a CDS encoding chemotaxis protein CheD, which translates to MKTYGTEPGAPTPVQVGISELVVSDGDDTLKSYGLGSCLAVALYDPDTAIGGLAHVMLPDGDAAENSDRKPGKYADTAIRALLRRMVEQGASYTTVEAKIAGGSDMFEFESFGKGVGQRNVTAAKEELEKLGVPILAEDVGGEYGRTVEFELETGTLLVRTADDRAENGVTKL; encoded by the coding sequence ATGAAGACCTATGGAACAGAACCGGGCGCGCCAACACCCGTCCAGGTCGGGATCTCCGAACTGGTCGTCAGCGACGGCGACGACACGCTCAAATCGTACGGACTTGGCTCGTGTCTCGCAGTCGCGTTGTACGATCCGGACACCGCAATTGGCGGGTTAGCACACGTGATGTTGCCCGATGGCGACGCCGCTGAAAACAGCGACCGAAAGCCAGGAAAGTACGCCGACACCGCAATCCGCGCACTACTCCGACGGATGGTCGAGCAAGGTGCAAGTTACACGACTGTCGAAGCAAAAATCGCCGGCGGCAGCGATATGTTCGAGTTCGAGAGCTTCGGCAAGGGCGTCGGTCAGCGAAACGTCACCGCCGCGAAAGAGGAACTCGAGAAACTCGGCGTCCCCATTCTCGCCGAAGACGTCGGGGGCGAGTACGGACGGACCGTCGAGTTCGAACTCGAGACGGGAACGCTCCTCGTCCGGACGGCCGACGACCGTGCCGAAAACGGAGTGACGAAACTGTGA
- a CDS encoding DUF7287 family protein, giving the protein MGRDRTGTERNCSRTRRQRTVSISLQNRGQTTQDFAIGIGVFILAIAFVFSFLPTILTPFDSSASGGQTAQADRIADHIVNDSGDGNELEWVELADKYDDKNQSEFADEFGLRESDGIVYDRVNVTIEDLEGEYTSDLTVGDDYDDESAASSSRIVSVDDSENDPECDTCRLVVRVW; this is encoded by the coding sequence ATGGGACGAGATCGAACAGGAACGGAACGGAATTGCTCGAGAACCCGCCGCCAGCGGACGGTCTCGATCTCGTTGCAAAATCGTGGGCAGACTACGCAGGATTTCGCCATCGGAATCGGCGTGTTCATCCTGGCCATCGCGTTCGTCTTCTCGTTCCTGCCGACGATCCTGACGCCGTTTGACTCCTCGGCCAGCGGCGGCCAGACGGCACAGGCAGATCGCATTGCGGATCATATCGTGAACGACTCGGGGGACGGTAACGAACTCGAGTGGGTCGAATTAGCGGATAAATACGATGATAAGAACCAATCGGAGTTCGCCGACGAATTCGGCCTACGCGAGAGCGACGGGATCGTCTACGACCGAGTCAACGTCACGATAGAAGACCTTGAGGGAGAGTATACGAGTGACCTTACAGTTGGGGACGACTACGACGACGAATCGGCCGCGAGTTCGTCTCGGATCGTCTCGGTTGATGATTCTGAAAATGATCCTGAGTGCGACACGTGTCGACTCGTCGTGAGGGTCTGGTAA
- a CDS encoding CheR family methyltransferase, whose product MSDEAFESLLSYVESELSFATSHYNDSYLDRRVSSRMRRTQSANYAEYFETLRNNRDEQEALLEALSINVTGFFRNPDVWDGIRDVLRCLSANNETVWVWSAACADGREPYSVAMLAHDDPQIDESSLRIVGTDISEPALETARNGVYEESRTVDFDDQLSFLDDASPYVERDGRTYRIDESIKRSVSFERHDLINDEPKTGFDLVICRNLFIYIDNEYKQPMLRTIARSLRQDGFLVIGKAETIPPTLKSAFSVRDARLRIYHREPLETNTLAREQPESNP is encoded by the coding sequence GTGAGTGACGAGGCGTTCGAATCCCTCCTTTCGTACGTCGAGTCTGAGTTATCGTTCGCGACCAGCCACTACAACGACAGTTATCTCGACCGACGGGTTTCCTCGCGAATGCGCCGAACACAGAGTGCGAATTACGCCGAGTATTTCGAAACCCTCCGAAACAATCGCGACGAACAAGAAGCACTGCTCGAGGCCCTGAGCATCAATGTAACCGGCTTTTTCCGCAATCCAGACGTCTGGGACGGGATCCGGGACGTACTGCGGTGCCTGAGTGCGAACAACGAAACCGTGTGGGTCTGGAGCGCCGCCTGTGCGGACGGCCGCGAACCCTACTCGGTCGCGATGCTCGCCCACGATGACCCCCAAATCGACGAATCGTCGCTTCGAATCGTCGGAACAGATATCAGCGAACCAGCACTGGAAACGGCTCGAAACGGCGTTTACGAGGAGTCTCGAACGGTCGATTTCGACGACCAACTCTCGTTTCTCGACGACGCCAGTCCGTACGTCGAGCGAGACGGACGAACGTATCGCATCGACGAGTCGATCAAACGAAGCGTCTCGTTCGAGCGCCACGATTTGATCAACGACGAACCGAAAACGGGATTCGACCTCGTTATCTGTCGGAACCTGTTTATCTACATCGACAACGAGTACAAACAGCCGATGTTGCGAACGATTGCCCGTTCGCTTCGTCAGGATGGCTTCCTCGTAATCGGGAAAGCGGAGACCATTCCGCCGACGCTCAAATCCGCATTTTCGGTTCGTGACGCGCGCCTCCGAATCTACCATCGCGAGCCACTCGAGACGAATACGCTCGCTCGAGAGCAACCGGAGTCGAACCCCTAA
- a CDS encoding chemotaxis protein CheC gives MRLDVNALGTFYEMAREGAGLAAGRLTHMTGVETKVGVTKLNFMRGREIRRDFEDSTEKVAVRVKLTGTIDGYSMVVFERANALRVVETLMAESNRDGDINVDDEFDEMTESAVTEVGNIMNSGFIDGWADVLETVIDVSTPEFVEGETAEPFFDDIDDAPAADDFALLFQSQIETVGSEIGFSHYLFPKRESMAALLSQLRTTGGIEYGKLDGFDRMAEQGAEEIAKTATTLTGIDTSIEIRRLNFLSLEAIPEQVAEEKLVGVAFEFDGLPSGYLLFLFDEDSAQEIVDAMVPMELDEDGFGEMGTSAIKELGNIMASGFLDGWANVLDTTIDHSPPEFIHDMGAAAVDPVIIQLGENQEFAFVFDTVVVADGREFDCDVYAIPDEDDLERALNDLDIDRIEETPTTAEFQDIENA, from the coding sequence ATGAGACTCGACGTTAACGCGCTCGGGACCTTTTATGAAATGGCCCGAGAAGGAGCCGGACTCGCCGCGGGTCGACTGACACACATGACCGGTGTCGAGACGAAAGTGGGCGTGACGAAGCTGAATTTCATGCGCGGTAGAGAGATTCGTCGCGATTTCGAGGACTCGACAGAAAAAGTCGCCGTCCGCGTCAAACTCACCGGAACGATCGACGGCTACTCGATGGTCGTGTTCGAACGAGCGAACGCGCTTCGCGTCGTCGAAACGCTGATGGCGGAGTCGAATCGGGACGGCGACATCAACGTCGACGACGAGTTCGACGAGATGACCGAAAGTGCCGTGACCGAGGTCGGCAACATCATGAACAGCGGGTTCATCGACGGCTGGGCCGATGTCTTGGAAACGGTTATCGACGTGTCGACGCCCGAATTCGTCGAGGGTGAAACGGCGGAGCCCTTCTTCGACGATATCGACGATGCACCAGCAGCGGACGACTTCGCGTTGCTCTTCCAGAGCCAGATCGAAACCGTCGGCAGCGAAATCGGCTTCAGCCACTACCTGTTCCCAAAACGGGAATCGATGGCCGCCCTCCTCTCACAGCTTCGGACGACCGGCGGGATCGAGTACGGCAAACTCGACGGTTTCGACCGGATGGCCGAACAGGGCGCAGAAGAAATCGCGAAAACGGCGACGACGCTGACCGGCATCGACACGAGCATCGAAATTCGCCGGCTTAACTTCCTCTCTCTCGAGGCCATTCCCGAGCAAGTCGCCGAGGAGAAACTGGTGGGCGTCGCCTTCGAATTTGACGGACTACCTAGTGGCTATCTCCTCTTCTTGTTCGACGAAGACTCCGCACAGGAGATCGTCGATGCGATGGTCCCGATGGAACTCGACGAAGACGGCTTCGGCGAGATGGGCACGAGCGCCATCAAAGAACTCGGAAACATCATGGCGAGTGGCTTCCTCGACGGCTGGGCCAACGTGTTGGATACGACGATCGACCACTCCCCTCCCGAGTTCATCCACGATATGGGGGCTGCAGCCGTCGATCCAGTCATTATCCAGTTAGGCGAGAACCAGGAGTTCGCGTTCGTCTTCGACACCGTCGTCGTCGCCGACGGGCGAGAGTTCGACTGTGACGTCTACGCGATTCCGGACGAGGACGACCTCGAGCGAGCACTGAACGATCTGGATATCGATCGAATCGAAGAGACGCCGACGACTGCTGAATTTCAGGATATCGAGAACGCATGA
- a CDS encoding DUF7289 family protein, producing MIDRSRTQRPDSSPTNTDRGVSEVLGFILVFSIIFLSVGLLYTVGFQAMNDYQETEQLNNAERAMESLTDNFNDVLRYGGVNDRYGELTMREGTIAVDEGGTTVNIEVGDNGESIEERDNDLFNAYGEDGTIDLGEFSYTAHGDTIAYEGGGLVRADEDRSEWSTDLKQPQIRCEEGSAASITLASVTADDQSINPSDSTGVTMTEINRDTKVYDNDEVTVQVEDDTEYEAAWESMVGSNGFDNEDNSLEGTCEADGDIVITLVEVGFEY from the coding sequence ATGATCGACCGTTCTCGAACGCAACGTCCGGACTCGAGTCCCACTAATACCGATCGAGGTGTGTCGGAAGTGCTCGGGTTCATCCTCGTCTTCTCGATTATCTTCCTCTCCGTCGGCTTGTTGTACACGGTGGGGTTCCAGGCGATGAACGACTATCAGGAGACCGAACAGCTCAACAACGCCGAACGAGCGATGGAGTCGCTGACCGATAACTTCAACGACGTTCTTCGATACGGGGGTGTCAACGACCGCTACGGTGAACTCACGATGCGTGAGGGGACTATTGCCGTCGATGAGGGTGGGACGACGGTGAACATAGAGGTCGGTGATAACGGGGAGTCGATTGAAGAACGAGACAACGATTTGTTTAATGCCTACGGAGAAGATGGCACAATCGACCTTGGAGAGTTCTCCTACACTGCACACGGTGACACCATCGCCTACGAAGGTGGAGGCCTCGTCCGAGCCGACGAAGACAGATCGGAGTGGAGCACAGATCTCAAGCAACCCCAAATTCGATGTGAGGAAGGATCAGCAGCATCGATTACACTCGCATCAGTCACTGCGGACGATCAATCGATCAACCCAAGCGACAGCACAGGGGTGACGATGACTGAAATCAATCGTGATACGAAGGTCTACGACAACGATGAAGTTACGGTCCAAGTCGAGGACGACACAGAATACGAAGCTGCGTGGGAAAGTATGGTTGGCTCCAACGGGTTCGACAACGAGGATAATTCACTCGAGGGAACATGCGAAGCCGACGGTGATATCGTCATCACGCTCGTCGAAGTCGGCTTCGAGTACTAA
- a CDS encoding chemotaxis protein CheC: MTLQVDIRKLSFINEMAKVGTNGVADNMSKLTGEDAQMEVTKTNFVDVDDIKSQVDPGNRIGVRVRLLDPPHGHILILFPEESAKKITAIMLRDVVDDMSDVSSKMARSAVEEMGTMMSSGFIDGWADVLGRAIDIAAPQLVYAPTGEIVTRTAGLGSDDLALFFDSDLTVPSYQIEAEIYAFPDLEEFVEMVNAMEVQSA, translated from the coding sequence ATGACGTTACAAGTCGACATTCGAAAGCTGAGTTTCATCAACGAAATGGCGAAAGTCGGGACGAACGGCGTCGCCGACAACATGAGCAAGCTGACGGGCGAGGACGCCCAGATGGAGGTGACGAAGACGAACTTCGTCGACGTCGATGACATCAAATCTCAGGTCGATCCCGGAAATCGTATCGGCGTTCGCGTCCGATTACTCGACCCGCCACACGGGCACATCCTCATTCTCTTCCCCGAAGAGAGTGCGAAGAAGATCACCGCGATCATGCTCCGTGACGTCGTCGACGACATGTCGGACGTCTCGAGCAAGATGGCACGCAGCGCCGTCGAGGAGATGGGAACGATGATGTCGAGTGGCTTCATCGACGGCTGGGCCGACGTGTTGGGCCGAGCGATCGATATCGCCGCTCCACAACTCGTCTACGCACCGACTGGAGAAATCGTTACGCGAACTGCCGGGCTCGGTAGCGACGACCTCGCGTTGTTCTTCGATTCAGACCTGACCGTGCCGAGCTATCAGATCGAGGCGGAGATCTACGCGTTCCCCGACCTCGAGGAGTTCGTCGAAATGGTCAACGCGATGGAAGTGCAATCGGCATGA
- a CDS encoding DUF7266 family protein, whose protein sequence is MIGPNHERDRGLTAALTHVLTIGITTILIAMLMMGASAMLEAETERSTETSLETVGERLAGEIDNVDQIASEDGDSATIVADHPSSVSNSQYTVELYDDCEVTDAPLIDDGACLELAAHEVDVTVHVPVSADNIDDSDRVSGGSIEISTNSDGQIMIEEGDR, encoded by the coding sequence ATGATTGGTCCGAATCACGAACGGGATCGCGGACTAACGGCCGCGTTGACGCACGTGCTGACGATCGGAATTACGACGATCCTCATCGCGATGTTGATGATGGGTGCGAGCGCGATGCTCGAGGCGGAAACCGAACGGTCGACGGAGACCTCACTCGAGACTGTCGGCGAGCGACTCGCCGGCGAAATCGACAATGTCGACCAGATCGCGTCAGAAGATGGTGATTCAGCGACGATCGTCGCTGATCATCCATCTAGCGTCTCGAATTCGCAGTACACAGTCGAGTTATACGACGACTGTGAAGTCACAGATGCGCCGCTCATCGACGATGGAGCATGTCTCGAGCTAGCAGCACACGAGGTGGACGTGACGGTTCACGTTCCAGTTTCGGCTGACAATATCGACGATAGCGATCGAGTCTCTGGCGGATCGATCGAGATTAGCACGAACAGCGATGGTCAGATTATGATTGAGGAGGGCGACCGATGA
- a CDS encoding chemotaxis protein CheA — protein sequence MSDYLTDFVQESEERITELNNALLTLERDPTNDDALENIFRVAHTLKGNCGAMGLEEGSDLAHAIEDLLDAVRRNELEVTSELMDVVFDAVDELEAMIDEVAATGEIETDPTATIDRLRASLDDESTSSALAIPSAREIETVLERFEPPANDDHDAYFVRLDIAARENVNNGVLVVKALIDAFDLIGTDPPRAEIEAGNYGGQFDAVFGSAVGEAAITSGLEPVEEVDTFQLINVTEQFDRVASSQAADADGQAPADQPGTGMSSEEAQDLEVDELLDEFDEFDNLDEMVEDVDDDGLDAFDEMGEAGSFDELLDDEELEETEQPATAADDGDERQTAETATDSSPDDDGDESVDDASSVFNELKDEVEMVGFDELQDELSELEFDEFDNDDEVDMDELLGDDVDPEDDTFLDGTSDDELTEDALEDAVDDVLVDEPIEEGGSDDGETTEPVNGETVDDETSGDTDVIDDELEALEDDSSNDEPSVSPAPSESATPFSDEQAGTAPAGDHSDELENADAVSGDLSPDEGDEHSLDTASDSMTADSANETDSESDEERQFASGEEFDAPDRAFDEPADEDEGTADGIVTPVDSLEQRNTDEETLDDGEAATDDREATIDDSEGAADDLEETDESVEETAVGTEESDGDEYAFETAETDDGEQPAVGDDTDSDPESTPAFDNSDATTADAPLESDSSDHSDEESASSATDDTTLFEMDGAVRDEPVVDEALEAADNEKDETPTPSDDSEPDFEALESEATTEIDDGSGETEPIDDGEQLPFESAEKCSDGQTDEVSEEGDEQPVGDSIAGSTDEFVSERTNGTDRVADDTDEMSANVADDTDVVTADSDAPTADATDVADDGNDGDEDAAIDDSSETADVVETSTASPDSETPSDSGFDVAEDPDDAGESAETVTESAETVTESDETADDSPSTSSINEESTAETSTDDSSVVSFSEDRDGGSDDDASDDSFAEEAASDDPFGDKAASDDSFAEEAASDDPFGDKAASDDSFVDDSLEDDPFAEDERTADPFDDDSFDDDSFADDPFADDSLEDDPFEASSSFDDDDTFSDEFGDDLEVGASGFDAPSSSSTDGASTTSSPDPAAGDSSTTDSGETVVERVEEPVFEVPDLTIPDAGDRSDVGTETDEIQSVRVDVEQIDSLLTLVEGLVTSRVRLRHAVSEGEEKASLETELDDLEDLTADLQETVMNVRLVPLQTVTNRLPRVVRDIAREQDKQVTFEMNGEDVELDRSILDRIGDPLIHLVRNAVDHGIEPPTVREDAEKPADGTVEVHAERKRDRVAITVEDDGSGLDPDRLRNEAVEAGVLSEEDARELPDDDVYELIFHAGLSTAEEVTDVSGRGVGMDVVERTIEDLDGTVDIDSEPGAGTSVTMTLPVSVAIDDILFLECGGEEFGIPTETVLDIEPATRLETRDDATVLVDGNDEYDVVRLDETLETPHQAGDDHGMVVRIRTDVRPIAIHCDHVHGQQEVVVKPFEGFMSGLPGLSGATVRGRGEVVNILDVTTL from the coding sequence ATGAGTGACTATCTAACCGACTTCGTTCAAGAGAGCGAGGAACGAATTACGGAGCTGAACAACGCGTTGCTCACCTTAGAGCGCGACCCGACGAACGACGACGCACTGGAGAACATCTTCCGCGTCGCACACACGCTCAAAGGCAACTGCGGCGCGATGGGACTCGAGGAAGGCAGTGATCTCGCACACGCGATCGAAGATCTGCTCGATGCAGTCCGGCGGAACGAACTCGAGGTGACGTCCGAACTGATGGACGTCGTCTTCGACGCCGTCGACGAACTCGAGGCGATGATCGACGAGGTCGCTGCGACCGGCGAAATCGAGACGGACCCTACCGCGACGATCGACAGGCTCCGTGCGTCCCTCGACGACGAATCGACATCGAGCGCGCTCGCGATTCCCTCCGCGAGGGAGATCGAAACCGTCCTCGAACGGTTCGAACCACCCGCAAACGACGACCACGACGCCTACTTCGTTCGCCTCGATATCGCCGCACGCGAGAACGTCAACAACGGCGTTCTCGTCGTCAAGGCGCTGATCGACGCGTTCGATCTGATCGGCACCGATCCGCCACGTGCGGAGATCGAAGCCGGTAACTACGGCGGGCAGTTCGACGCCGTCTTCGGCAGTGCCGTCGGCGAGGCCGCCATTACGTCCGGCCTCGAGCCGGTCGAAGAGGTCGACACGTTCCAACTCATCAACGTCACCGAGCAATTCGACCGTGTGGCGTCGAGCCAGGCAGCCGACGCGGACGGTCAAGCCCCAGCGGACCAACCCGGTACCGGAATGTCGTCGGAAGAAGCGCAAGATCTCGAGGTCGACGAACTCCTCGACGAGTTCGACGAGTTCGACAACCTAGACGAGATGGTCGAGGACGTCGACGACGACGGCCTCGATGCCTTCGACGAAATGGGCGAGGCCGGTTCGTTCGACGAACTCCTCGACGACGAGGAACTCGAGGAGACGGAGCAACCGGCCACCGCTGCTGACGACGGTGACGAGCGACAGACAGCGGAGACTGCCACCGACTCGTCCCCAGACGACGACGGAGACGAGTCCGTCGACGACGCCAGCAGCGTGTTCAACGAACTCAAAGACGAAGTCGAGATGGTCGGCTTCGACGAGTTGCAGGACGAACTCAGCGAACTCGAGTTCGACGAGTTCGACAACGACGACGAAGTGGACATGGACGAACTCCTCGGTGACGATGTCGACCCCGAGGACGATACATTCCTCGACGGGACGAGTGACGACGAACTCACCGAGGACGCACTCGAGGATGCGGTCGACGACGTGCTGGTGGACGAGCCAATCGAAGAAGGCGGTAGTGACGATGGCGAGACGACTGAGCCAGTCAACGGCGAGACAGTCGACGACGAGACGAGCGGCGACACCGATGTCATCGACGACGAACTCGAGGCACTCGAGGACGACTCCTCGAATGACGAACCCTCGGTGTCTCCGGCACCGTCCGAATCGGCGACACCGTTCTCGGACGAGCAAGCGGGTACTGCCCCTGCCGGAGACCACTCGGACGAACTCGAGAATGCAGATGCTGTCTCCGGTGATCTCTCGCCGGACGAGGGCGACGAGCACTCACTCGACACCGCGTCCGACTCGATGACCGCCGATTCGGCCAACGAAACCGATTCGGAATCCGACGAAGAGCGCCAGTTTGCGTCGGGCGAGGAGTTCGATGCCCCGGACCGAGCATTCGACGAACCGGCCGACGAAGATGAGGGAACGGCCGACGGAATCGTCACGCCAGTCGACAGCCTCGAGCAGCGAAATACTGACGAAGAGACACTCGACGACGGTGAAGCGGCGACCGACGACAGAGAAGCAACGATCGATGACAGCGAAGGAGCGGCCGACGATCTCGAGGAGACTGACGAGAGCGTCGAAGAGACAGCTGTCGGTACCGAAGAGTCGGACGGGGACGAATACGCATTCGAGACCGCTGAAACCGATGACGGCGAACAGCCCGCTGTCGGCGACGATACCGACTCGGACCCGGAATCGACCCCAGCATTCGACAATTCGGATGCAACGACGGCCGACGCACCGCTCGAGTCGGACTCGAGTGACCACTCTGACGAGGAGTCTGCGTCGTCCGCCACCGACGATACAACACTGTTCGAGATGGACGGCGCTGTTCGTGACGAACCAGTCGTTGACGAGGCACTCGAGGCGGCCGACAATGAGAAGGACGAAACACCGACGCCATCGGACGACTCGGAACCGGATTTCGAGGCACTCGAGAGCGAGGCGACGACCGAAATCGACGATGGATCCGGTGAAACTGAACCGATCGACGACGGCGAACAGTTACCGTTTGAGTCCGCTGAGAAATGTAGCGACGGGCAGACTGACGAGGTCAGCGAAGAAGGCGACGAGCAGCCAGTCGGCGATTCGATAGCCGGATCGACCGATGAATTTGTAAGCGAGAGAACGAACGGTACCGATAGAGTCGCGGACGATACCGACGAGATGTCGGCCAACGTGGCGGATGACACCGATGTAGTGACAGCCGACTCCGATGCGCCAACGGCTGACGCGACAGACGTGGCCGACGATGGCAACGATGGCGACGAAGACGCCGCAATCGACGACTCCTCCGAAACTGCCGACGTCGTCGAAACCAGTACCGCAAGTCCCGATTCTGAAACACCGTCCGACAGTGGGTTCGACGTAGCTGAAGACCCCGACGATGCAGGTGAAAGCGCCGAGACAGTCACAGAGAGCGCCGAGACAGTCACAGAGAGCGACGAAACGGCTGACGACTCGCCGTCGACGTCATCGATCAACGAAGAATCCACAGCCGAAACGTCGACCGACGACTCGAGTGTGGTGTCGTTCAGCGAGGACCGAGACGGCGGATCGGACGACGACGCCAGCGACGATTCGTTTGCCGAAGAAGCCGCCAGCGACGATCCGTTTGGCGACAAAGCCGCCAGCGACGATTCGTTTGCCGAAGAAGCCGCCAGCGACGATCCGTTTGGCGACAAAGCCGCCAGCGACGATTCCTTCGTTGACGACTCACTCGAGGACGATCCGTTTGCCGAGGATGAGCGGACGGCTGACCCCTTCGACGATGATTCGTTCGACGACGATTCGTTTGCCGATGATCCGTTCGCCGACGATTCCCTCGAAGACGATCCGTTCGAGGCGTCTTCGTCGTTCGATGACGACGACACGTTCAGCGATGAGTTCGGCGACGACCTCGAGGTAGGTGCGAGCGGATTCGATGCACCGTCCTCGAGTTCGACCGACGGTGCGTCGACGACGTCTTCGCCGGACCCCGCTGCTGGTGACTCGTCTACGACGGATTCGGGTGAGACCGTCGTCGAGCGGGTCGAGGAACCCGTGTTCGAGGTCCCAGATCTCACGATTCCGGACGCAGGGGACAGATCGGACGTCGGAACGGAAACTGACGAGATTCAGTCCGTTCGCGTCGATGTCGAACAGATCGACTCCCTGCTCACGCTCGTCGAAGGACTGGTGACGAGTCGCGTCCGACTTCGCCACGCAGTCTCCGAAGGCGAAGAGAAAGCGTCGCTCGAGACGGAACTCGACGACCTCGAGGACCTCACGGCGGACTTACAGGAGACGGTGATGAACGTTCGTCTCGTGCCGTTGCAGACGGTCACGAACCGTCTGCCGCGGGTCGTTCGAGACATTGCGCGCGAACAGGACAAACAGGTCACGTTCGAGATGAACGGTGAGGACGTCGAACTCGACCGGAGTATCCTCGACCGAATCGGTGACCCGTTGATCCACCTGGTTCGAAACGCCGTCGATCACGGAATCGAACCACCAACCGTGCGTGAGGATGCGGAGAAACCGGCGGACGGAACCGTCGAAGTCCACGCAGAGCGCAAACGCGACCGCGTGGCGATCACCGTCGAAGACGACGGAAGCGGTCTCGATCCGGATCGCCTCCGGAACGAAGCCGTCGAGGCTGGCGTGCTCTCCGAGGAAGACGCACGCGAGTTGCCCGACGACGACGTCTACGAACTCATCTTCCACGCTGGCCTCTCGACGGCCGAAGAGGTGACCGACGTCAGTGGTCGCGGCGTCGGGATGGACGTCGTCGAGCGGACGATCGAAGACCTCGACGGCACCGTCGATATCGACAGCGAGCCGGGTGCAGGAACGAGTGTCACGATGACGCTCCCCGTCTCGGTCGCGATCGACGACATTCTCTTCCTCGAGTGCGGTGGCGAAGAGTTCGGCATCCCGACGGAGACGGTACTCGATATCGAACCGGCAACGCGCCTGGAAACGAGAGACGACGCGACGGTACTGGTCGATGGCAACGACGAGTACGACGTCGTTCGACTCGACGAAACCCTCGAGACGCCACACCAGGCTGGTGACGACCACGGAATGGTCGTTCGGATCCGCACGGACGTGCGTCCGATCGCAATTCACTGCGATCACGTCCACGGCCAGCAGGAAGTCGTCGTAAAGCCCTTCGAGGGCTTTATGAGCGGTCTTCCCGGCCTCAGCGGGGCAACAGTCCGAGGACGCGGAGAAGTGGTCAACATCCTTGACGTGACAACCCTATGA